One window of the Anaeromyxobacter dehalogenans 2CP-C genome contains the following:
- the coxB gene encoding cytochrome c oxidase subunit II, with product MTELPNRILHLLAGAGPGYLPARASSVAEGVDQVFLLLFWVSAFFLALIILLTIVFVLRYRRRATRLHPEPSPAHSTRLELLWSVIPLALVMALFVMSTRTWIQMTSADPGGDPVRVQVTGRKWSWWFDHPSGKGANELHVVAGRPVELILSATDVIHSLYVPEFRLKQDAVPGRFTRLTFTPTVPGSYPILCAEYCGTDHSRMLSTVVVHADQASFDAWSKEGLPADATLADLGKQVFAEKGCAACHSVDGTRSVGPSVRGLWKRHEKLADGTTALVDEEYLRESLVKPGAKVVAGYPNIMPPMPLEERELKAVAAYLETLAAEGGAPAKGEETKR from the coding sequence GTGACCGAGCTGCCCAATCGCATCCTCCACCTCCTCGCCGGGGCAGGCCCCGGCTACCTCCCCGCGCGGGCGTCCAGCGTGGCGGAGGGCGTGGACCAGGTCTTCCTGCTCCTGTTCTGGGTGAGCGCCTTCTTCCTCGCGCTCATCATCCTCCTCACCATCGTGTTCGTGCTTCGCTACCGCCGCCGCGCGACGCGCCTCCACCCCGAGCCCTCGCCGGCGCACAGCACGCGGCTCGAGCTGCTGTGGAGCGTCATCCCGCTGGCGCTGGTCATGGCGCTGTTCGTCATGTCCACCCGCACCTGGATCCAGATGACCTCGGCAGATCCGGGCGGGGATCCCGTGCGCGTGCAGGTGACGGGGCGCAAGTGGTCCTGGTGGTTCGACCACCCGAGCGGCAAGGGCGCGAACGAGCTGCACGTGGTGGCCGGGCGGCCGGTGGAGCTGATCCTCTCCGCCACCGACGTGATCCACTCGCTGTACGTCCCGGAGTTCCGCCTCAAGCAGGACGCGGTCCCCGGGCGCTTCACCCGGCTCACCTTCACGCCCACGGTCCCGGGCAGCTACCCCATCCTCTGCGCCGAGTACTGCGGCACCGACCACTCGCGCATGCTCTCCACGGTGGTGGTCCACGCCGACCAGGCCTCGTTCGACGCGTGGTCGAAGGAGGGCCTCCCGGCCGACGCCACGCTCGCCGACCTCGGCAAGCAGGTGTTCGCGGAGAAGGGCTGCGCCGCCTGCCACAGCGTGGACGGGACGCGGAGCGTCGGCCCGTCGGTCCGCGGGCTGTGGAAGCGCCACGAGAAGCTGGCGGACGGCACCACCGCGCTGGTGGACGAGGAGTACCTGCGCGAGTCGCTGGTGAAACCGGGCGCGAAGGTGGTGGCCGGGTACCCGAACATCATGCCGCCCATGCCGCTGGAGGAGCGCGAGCTGAAGGCCGTCGCCGCGTACCTCGAGACGCTCGCCGCCGAGGGCGGCGCGCCGGCGAAGGGCGAGGAGACGAAGCGATGA
- a CDS encoding SCO family protein — MTSLSRTLALAAAVLVLGAGAARAQTPEQLRRELAAIGVVERLGAEVPRDLAFTGEDGRPVTLRALAGRPVLLSFNYTSCAKLCSLQLAGLARALRDAGWKGEDFSVFTLSIDPAETLPQLRKYEETFVQQAGGGEGVARAWHFATGAKPGIDALADAVGFRYRYDPKTGEFAHQATLVVLTGDGKVSGYLHGVSYEPDALRTAVRRAAEGRVATAAEQKALGGFLLSCIGFSPDDPLPLALKVMRAAGGVVGLFLVSFVGVHVARDRRRRIRNAP; from the coding sequence GTGACCTCCCTCTCGCGAACCCTCGCGCTCGCGGCGGCCGTCCTCGTCCTCGGGGCCGGCGCCGCCCGCGCGCAGACGCCCGAGCAGCTCCGCCGCGAGCTCGCCGCCATCGGCGTGGTGGAGCGGCTCGGCGCCGAGGTGCCCCGCGACCTCGCCTTCACCGGCGAGGACGGGCGCCCGGTGACGCTCCGGGCGCTGGCCGGCCGCCCGGTCCTGCTCTCGTTCAACTACACGAGCTGCGCGAAGCTCTGCAGCCTGCAGCTCGCCGGCCTGGCCCGTGCGCTCCGCGACGCGGGCTGGAAGGGCGAGGACTTCTCCGTCTTCACCCTCAGCATCGACCCCGCCGAGACGCTGCCGCAGCTCCGCAAGTACGAGGAGACCTTCGTGCAGCAGGCCGGCGGCGGGGAGGGCGTGGCCCGCGCCTGGCACTTCGCCACCGGCGCGAAGCCCGGCATCGACGCGCTCGCGGACGCGGTCGGCTTCCGCTACCGCTACGACCCGAAGACCGGCGAGTTCGCGCACCAGGCCACGCTGGTGGTGCTCACCGGCGACGGCAAGGTCTCCGGCTACCTGCACGGCGTCTCCTACGAGCCGGACGCGCTGCGCACCGCCGTGCGCCGCGCCGCCGAGGGGCGCGTGGCGACCGCGGCCGAGCAGAAGGCGCTCGGCGGCTTCCTGCTGTCCTGCATCGGGTTCTCGCCCGACGACCCGCTCCCGCTCGCGCTCAAGGTGATGCGCGCCGCGGGCGGGGTGGTCGGGCTCTTCCTCGTCTCCTTCGTCGGCGTCCACGTCGCGCGCGACCGTCGGCGCCGAATCAGGAACGCACCGTGA